The following coding sequences are from one Catenulispora sp. GP43 window:
- a CDS encoding alpha/beta hydrolase: MFYLETHPWKGSSMTQQQRLALDELLRHGPLDVGGDVAEQRAIFHGMIASTPLPEDVTARPDELGGVPVVVVETPDLDPSRVILYFHGGAYALGSAPDSVGLASDIARRVRARAISVDYRLAPEDPFPAAVDDAVAAYRALLGQGVPAARIAFVGESAGGGLVAAVLVALKDSALPQPASAAVFSPWADLTVSGTSISSKEKLDPALTPEALRTRARDYLGHHDPAAPLASPIYADLSGLPPLLIQVGSHEILLDDAIRLTARAASDDVPVELQVWPEVPHVFQSFAAILDDADQALNAAAAFIRHNWRD; this comes from the coding sequence TTGTTCTACCTGGAAACGCATCCTTGGAAAGGCTCCAGTATGACGCAACAACAGCGCTTAGCTCTCGACGAACTCTTGCGGCACGGCCCGCTCGACGTCGGCGGCGACGTTGCCGAACAGCGCGCGATCTTCCACGGGATGATCGCCTCCACGCCCCTGCCTGAGGACGTCACGGCCCGGCCGGACGAGCTGGGCGGCGTGCCCGTCGTGGTCGTCGAGACCCCCGATCTCGATCCGTCCAGGGTGATCCTCTACTTCCATGGCGGTGCCTACGCCCTGGGATCCGCACCCGACTCCGTCGGACTGGCCTCGGACATCGCCCGTCGGGTGCGGGCGCGGGCAATATCCGTCGACTACCGACTCGCCCCCGAAGACCCCTTCCCCGCAGCTGTCGACGACGCTGTCGCCGCCTACCGGGCGCTGCTCGGACAGGGCGTTCCCGCCGCACGCATCGCATTCGTCGGTGAATCCGCCGGCGGCGGCCTGGTCGCGGCTGTCCTGGTCGCTCTCAAGGACAGCGCCCTACCCCAGCCCGCCTCGGCCGCGGTCTTCTCTCCGTGGGCCGACTTGACCGTGTCCGGCACCAGCATCTCCAGCAAGGAGAAGCTCGACCCGGCCCTCACCCCCGAAGCCCTGCGCACCAGAGCACGCGACTATCTCGGCCACCATGACCCCGCCGCCCCATTGGCCAGCCCGATCTATGCCGACCTGTCCGGCCTGCCCCCGCTGCTCATCCAAGTCGGCTCTCACGAGATCCTGCTCGACGACGCCATCCGCCTCACTGCCCGCGCGGCATCTGACGACGTCCCCGTCGAGCTGCAGGTCTGGCCCGAGGTGCCGCATGTCTTCCAGTCCTTCGCCGCCATCCTCGACGACGCGGATCAAGCCCTGAACGCTGCCGCGGCATTCATCAGGCACAACTGGCGTGACTGA
- a CDS encoding cupin domain-containing protein, translating into MSMAYLAQPEQQQHLEWLDGGTLAMLLDGKATDGQLMIGRFDVAEGEAPPYHKHTREDEVFLLIKGTALVWCDDQEYELAEGGIVYLPRNIPHGYRVTSAKADLLMINTPAGIEGMFRETGRDKTTPRPPGFQITPDPELAGKYGNVIIGPPR; encoded by the coding sequence ATGAGCATGGCCTACCTCGCACAACCCGAACAGCAACAGCACCTCGAGTGGCTCGACGGCGGCACCCTCGCGATGCTGCTCGACGGCAAAGCCACGGACGGACAACTGATGATCGGACGCTTCGACGTCGCCGAGGGCGAGGCGCCGCCCTACCACAAGCACACCCGCGAGGACGAGGTCTTCCTGCTCATCAAGGGCACCGCGCTCGTGTGGTGCGACGACCAAGAATACGAGCTCGCCGAGGGTGGCATCGTCTACCTGCCCCGGAACATCCCCCACGGCTACCGCGTCACCTCGGCGAAGGCGGACCTGTTGATGATCAACACACCCGCCGGCATCGAGGGGATGTTCAGGGAGACCGGCCGCGACAAAACCACCCCTCGCCCACCCGGGTTCCAGATCACGCCGGACCCCGAACTCGCCGGTAAGTACGGCAACGTCATCATCGGTCCGCCGCGCTGA
- a CDS encoding CocE/NonD family hydrolase — translation MVDVDVSPFEVEVLGRTGDLLRADVYLPSGTEGPYPIVLGASPYQKALRYLPPNGVFPFTEYGPMQLYLDNGYAYVAMDLPGTGRSEGIWDPVSRTEGEAIHDMIEHVAVQPWSTGAVGMIGMSHYCWSQWNAARTRPPHLKTIVAYDGATDMYRDWMYHGGIPIQGFLSTWLFGSVLYQHELRGIDFHVGDKHEFVYDILSHPLDDEWHRRRSPFWELPDVEIPVFSIGVWGKAALHLRGNFYGYERVSGPKRLLVAHPAGFAAAQQYYFNEQFHRDELLPWYDHHLKGVENGVMKQPAARFYVNGEDTYRSADAWPPADARPTAFFLTGRHSGAVTSLNDGSLTEAVSEADQDSTSWSYPDPLWAAGVSVFDEHGVPDHVARVTTFTTAPMDRDREFTGHGVLTMYASTDQTDLDLFVKVSLVPAATTADRPMPVKVTQGWLRASHRAEDPELTSDMRPFHRHSHIEPLVPGEVYELRVELLPMSFLARTGDRIRLEITNQDSLIADAPMTHFYGTKVGTDTYHHDRVYPSTLRLHERPRPHK, via the coding sequence ATGGTCGACGTCGACGTGTCGCCCTTCGAGGTCGAAGTCCTCGGGCGCACGGGAGACCTGCTGCGCGCGGACGTGTACCTACCGTCCGGCACCGAGGGCCCGTACCCGATCGTGCTGGGTGCTTCGCCGTATCAGAAGGCGCTTCGCTACCTTCCGCCCAACGGGGTCTTCCCGTTCACTGAGTATGGCCCGATGCAGCTCTACCTCGACAACGGCTACGCCTACGTCGCTATGGATCTGCCGGGCACCGGCCGGTCGGAGGGGATCTGGGACCCGGTCTCGCGCACCGAGGGCGAGGCCATCCACGACATGATCGAGCACGTAGCCGTTCAGCCGTGGTCCACCGGGGCGGTCGGCATGATCGGCATGTCGCACTACTGTTGGAGCCAGTGGAACGCCGCACGTACCCGGCCGCCGCATCTGAAGACGATCGTGGCCTACGACGGCGCGACCGACATGTACCGCGACTGGATGTACCACGGTGGCATCCCGATTCAGGGATTCTTGAGCACTTGGCTTTTCGGGTCGGTGCTCTACCAGCACGAGTTGCGTGGCATCGACTTCCACGTGGGGGACAAGCACGAGTTCGTCTATGACATCCTCAGCCATCCCCTCGACGACGAGTGGCACCGCCGCCGGTCCCCGTTCTGGGAACTGCCGGACGTCGAGATCCCGGTGTTCTCCATCGGCGTGTGGGGCAAGGCCGCGCTACACCTGCGCGGCAACTTCTACGGCTACGAACGCGTCAGCGGACCGAAGCGGCTCCTGGTCGCCCATCCCGCCGGATTCGCCGCGGCCCAGCAGTACTACTTCAACGAACAGTTCCACCGCGATGAACTGCTGCCCTGGTACGACCACCACCTCAAGGGCGTCGAGAACGGCGTGATGAAGCAGCCCGCGGCGCGCTTCTACGTCAACGGGGAAGACACCTACCGCTCAGCCGACGCCTGGCCGCCGGCCGATGCCCGGCCGACCGCCTTCTTCCTCACCGGACGACACAGTGGTGCCGTCACCTCGCTCAACGACGGTTCGCTCACTGAAGCCGTGTCCGAGGCCGACCAGGACTCGACCTCGTGGTCCTACCCGGACCCGCTGTGGGCGGCGGGGGTCTCTGTCTTCGATGAACACGGCGTGCCCGACCACGTCGCGCGCGTCACCACCTTCACTACGGCGCCCATGGACAGAGACCGCGAGTTCACCGGCCACGGTGTGCTGACGATGTACGCCTCCACCGACCAGACGGACCTGGACCTGTTCGTCAAGGTCTCGCTGGTTCCCGCCGCCACAACCGCGGATCGTCCGATGCCGGTCAAGGTCACCCAGGGCTGGCTGCGCGCATCGCACCGCGCCGAGGACCCCGAGCTGACGTCCGACATGCGCCCGTTCCATCGGCATTCGCACATCGAGCCGCTCGTCCCGGGCGAGGTCTACGAACTGCGTGTGGAACTGCTGCCGATGTCCTTCCTCGCCCGTACCGGGGACCGGATCCGGCTGGAGATCACGAATCAGGACTCGCTGATCGCCGACGCGCCGATGACCCACTTCTACGGGACCAAGGTCGGCACCGACACCTACCACCACGACCGTGTGTACCCCTCGACGCTCCGCCTGCACGAACGTCCCCGCCCCCACAAGTGA
- a CDS encoding LuxR C-terminal-related transcriptional regulator, producing MSANRNVLRGALFDQLSSASRIAEVSAPVGSGKTTLLRSWIETSGLTDRTAYVSVSGQARDPQRFWLAVVDALRTTTAGSALVGPLHAAPDLDGWAVVEQVLSDLGTLRDRTWLILDDLHELAGTQTLRQLRLLILRAPAELRFVLATRHDLRLGLHRLRLDGEVTEIRASSLHFTLEETSALFEAAGVHMSENAVGLLHRRTEGWAAGLRLAALSLAGHPDPERFAAEFSGSERTVADYLLAEVLEQQPEQVRTLLLRTSVLDRMNGSLADLLTSGSDGEQILLNLEQAGAFVLAVDPQRSWFRYHRLFADLLQHELRRTESARLPALHAAASGWYGANGYTVEAVRHAQAAQRWDDAVHLLSDHWTELYLDGQAGTIQNLLAGFPASAATANAELAVLMAAADLEHGSPQKAERWLALAAGRAGTTPPDRRGHFEVMCTILRLRLARRCGDLSAVAEEVERLLAAVENAETVRPDVDDGLRAMALISLGAAEVSAMRFEGANRHLEQGIALARQISRPYLELAGLAYDAQRAVTRSYTAGAERSSQAIDLARKHGWSDKPLTAIAWSVHADALLHQGRWAEAESSLDLAQRCLRPEVNPVAAVNLRYVRASLALALGEHEAALVIFQEVEQLSSTLVTPHVLQPMVRTCMLHALIRLGKTQSVEQALAEMAPDVRASTPIRTAEAALRLAQADPQGARDLLPSPAADARPGTPPIWAVAASVLEALACDALDLTDEADRALEQALGSAAPDQILFPILLHPVSDLLKRLTAKGTAHHALIREILARLDGDGSATPTATGTVTSAHIREPLSDSEMRVLRYLPTNLSAPEIAAELSLSVNTIRTHTRHVYEKLGAHSRSEAVALARFHGLVANAPSLGGARQQADVN from the coding sequence ATGAGCGCCAATCGGAACGTCCTCCGTGGCGCACTGTTCGATCAGCTCAGCAGCGCCAGCCGGATCGCCGAGGTGTCGGCGCCCGTCGGCAGCGGCAAGACAACCCTGCTGCGGTCCTGGATCGAGACCTCGGGTCTGACCGACCGCACGGCCTACGTGTCCGTCTCCGGACAAGCACGTGATCCACAGCGATTCTGGCTGGCGGTCGTCGACGCCCTTCGCACCACCACCGCCGGATCGGCGCTGGTCGGGCCGCTGCACGCGGCACCCGATCTGGACGGTTGGGCCGTCGTCGAGCAGGTGCTCTCCGATCTGGGAACGTTGCGCGACCGGACCTGGCTGATCCTCGACGACCTGCACGAGCTGGCCGGCACCCAGACACTGCGGCAGCTTCGGCTGCTGATCCTGCGGGCACCCGCCGAGCTGCGTTTCGTGCTGGCCACCCGGCACGATCTGAGACTGGGCCTGCATCGGCTGCGGCTCGACGGCGAAGTGACCGAGATCCGCGCGTCAAGCCTGCATTTCACGCTCGAGGAGACCTCGGCTCTGTTCGAGGCGGCAGGCGTGCACATGTCCGAGAACGCCGTCGGCCTGCTGCACCGGCGGACCGAGGGCTGGGCAGCAGGGCTGCGGCTGGCTGCGCTATCACTGGCCGGCCACCCGGACCCGGAACGGTTCGCGGCCGAGTTCTCCGGCAGCGAGCGCACCGTGGCGGACTACCTGCTGGCAGAGGTGCTGGAACAGCAGCCGGAGCAAGTCAGGACCTTGTTGTTGCGGACCTCGGTGTTGGACCGGATGAACGGCAGCCTCGCCGATCTGTTGACCTCCGGCTCGGACGGGGAACAGATCCTGCTGAACCTGGAGCAGGCCGGAGCCTTCGTACTCGCCGTGGATCCGCAACGGTCCTGGTTCCGATACCACCGCCTGTTCGCCGATCTGCTTCAGCACGAACTGCGGCGGACCGAGTCGGCACGACTGCCCGCCCTGCACGCCGCCGCCAGCGGCTGGTACGGCGCGAACGGGTACACCGTCGAAGCCGTACGGCACGCCCAGGCTGCCCAGCGCTGGGACGACGCCGTACACCTGCTCTCAGACCACTGGACCGAGCTCTACCTCGACGGCCAGGCCGGCACGATCCAGAACCTCTTGGCCGGCTTTCCCGCAAGCGCCGCGACAGCCAACGCCGAACTCGCCGTCCTGATGGCGGCCGCCGACCTGGAACACGGCTCGCCGCAGAAGGCGGAACGGTGGCTCGCCCTGGCCGCCGGAAGGGCCGGAACGACACCGCCGGACCGGCGCGGGCACTTCGAGGTCATGTGCACCATCCTGCGCCTGCGGCTTGCTCGGCGGTGCGGAGATCTCTCGGCGGTGGCCGAGGAAGTCGAGCGGTTGCTCGCAGCGGTCGAGAACGCCGAGACGGTACGGCCGGACGTCGACGACGGCCTGCGCGCGATGGCCCTGATCAGCCTGGGCGCCGCGGAGGTCTCGGCGATGCGCTTCGAAGGCGCGAACCGGCACCTTGAACAGGGGATCGCCTTGGCGCGGCAGATCAGCAGACCGTACCTCGAACTCGCCGGTCTCGCCTACGACGCACAGCGCGCGGTGACCAGGTCATACACAGCCGGCGCCGAACGCAGCAGCCAAGCAATCGACCTGGCACGGAAACACGGCTGGAGCGACAAGCCGCTCACCGCCATCGCCTGGTCGGTGCACGCCGACGCACTACTCCACCAGGGTCGGTGGGCGGAGGCGGAGTCCTCGCTCGATCTTGCCCAGCGCTGTCTGCGCCCCGAAGTCAACCCGGTCGCCGCGGTGAACCTCCGCTACGTCCGCGCCAGCCTCGCGCTCGCGCTCGGCGAGCATGAGGCCGCGCTCGTCATCTTCCAGGAAGTCGAGCAGCTTTCGAGCACACTCGTCACCCCGCACGTCCTCCAACCGATGGTGCGGACATGCATGCTCCACGCACTGATTCGACTGGGCAAGACCCAGAGCGTCGAGCAGGCTCTCGCCGAGATGGCACCCGATGTGCGCGCGAGCACCCCGATCCGGACCGCCGAGGCGGCACTGCGACTCGCCCAAGCCGATCCGCAAGGAGCGAGGGACCTCCTCCCCTCACCTGCTGCCGACGCACGACCGGGGACTCCACCGATATGGGCTGTGGCCGCGTCCGTGCTCGAAGCACTGGCTTGTGACGCCCTCGATCTCACCGACGAGGCCGACAGGGCCCTTGAGCAAGCCCTCGGCAGCGCAGCACCCGACCAGATCCTGTTCCCCATCCTCCTGCACCCCGTGTCCGACCTACTCAAGCGCCTGACCGCGAAGGGCACCGCGCACCACGCCCTGATTCGGGAGATCCTCGCCCGACTCGACGGCGACGGCAGTGCGACACCGACGGCAACCGGGACCGTGACATCGGCACACATACGCGAACCGCTCAGCGACAGCGAGATGCGAGTGCTGCGTTACCTGCCGACGAACCTGTCCGCGCCTGAGATCGCCGCGGAGCTGTCGCTATCGGTCAACACCATCCGCACCCACACACGCCACGTCTACGAGAAGCTCGGCGCCCACAGCCGATCCGAAGCCGTCGCCCTCGCCCGGTTTCATGGCCTGGTCGCCAACGCCCCCAGCTTGGGAGGCGCACGGCAGCAGGCCGACGTGAACTGA
- a CDS encoding anti-sigma factor RsbA family regulatory protein has protein sequence MSGTALANRSPTPADPFRHEAFLYSGSEHFLAGAAAFVRGALAAGEAVLVAIVESRAALLRRVLGTDADRVGFLDMERVGRNPARIIPAWQDWVEENAATARGFRGISESVWAGRTPSELAECRQHERLLNTAFDRGPGWWLLCPYDIDALPASAVDAANGSHPCVVDHDIHTRGAGYPDAGFAHPALSDEPLDEPSVPMWELDFGLPDLGRLRDEVTDFAKKLEGDRRADDAALVVSELAANSIKYGGGAGVLRLWHEGADLVCEVRDRGLITDALAGQRRPTGLGGQAGLWISNRVCDLLQIRSAPGKGTVVRARFAGSGQA, from the coding sequence GTGAGCGGGACGGCTCTTGCCAACCGATCTCCCACACCGGCGGATCCCTTTCGGCACGAGGCGTTCCTGTACTCCGGCAGTGAGCACTTCCTGGCGGGGGCCGCAGCCTTTGTCCGCGGTGCTCTGGCGGCGGGGGAAGCGGTCCTGGTCGCGATAGTCGAGTCGCGCGCCGCCTTACTCCGACGGGTTCTGGGCACCGACGCCGACCGGGTCGGGTTCCTCGACATGGAGCGTGTCGGCCGGAACCCGGCGCGGATCATCCCGGCCTGGCAGGACTGGGTCGAGGAGAACGCCGCGACGGCGCGAGGTTTCCGGGGGATCAGTGAGTCGGTCTGGGCCGGCCGCACGCCGAGCGAACTGGCCGAGTGCCGGCAGCACGAGCGGTTGCTGAACACCGCCTTCGACCGCGGCCCGGGCTGGTGGCTGCTGTGTCCCTACGACATCGACGCTCTGCCCGCGTCGGCCGTCGACGCCGCGAACGGCTCTCACCCCTGCGTCGTCGACCACGACATCCATACCCGCGGCGCCGGCTACCCGGACGCCGGATTCGCCCACCCCGCCCTGTCCGACGAACCGCTGGACGAGCCGTCGGTCCCGATGTGGGAACTCGACTTCGGTCTGCCGGACCTGGGCCGGCTCCGCGATGAGGTCACAGACTTCGCGAAGAAGTTGGAGGGTGACCGCAGAGCCGACGACGCCGCCCTGGTCGTCAGCGAACTCGCGGCGAACAGCATCAAATACGGCGGGGGAGCGGGTGTGCTGCGCCTGTGGCACGAGGGCGCGGACCTGGTTTGCGAGGTGCGGGACCGCGGGCTGATCACCGATGCGCTGGCCGGGCAGCGCCGCCCCACCGGGCTGGGCGGACAAGCCGGGCTGTGGATCTCCAATCGGGTGTGCGATCTGCTGCAGATTCGTTCGGCGCCAGGGAAGGGCACCGTAGTGCGCGCTCGCTTCGCGGGCTCCGGCCAGGCGTAG
- a CDS encoding carbonic anhydrase, with the protein MARRSPLTPDGAFAMLIAGNRRFVDGTPEHPNQDAERRAELAPGQAPFAVLFGCSDSRLAAEIIFDRGLGDLFVVRTAGHVIGPEVLGSIEYGVSVLRCPLVVVLGHDSCGAVGAARRAVEEGIPARGYGYVRDVIEKVTPSVLAARAAGHTADRDFIAEQIQHTVHLLLERSRILSDALAAGDVAVVGLAYRLTDGIAELITLNGADHDGASASRQSSG; encoded by the coding sequence ATGGCGCGTCGCTCTCCACTCACCCCCGACGGGGCGTTCGCGATGCTCATCGCCGGCAACCGGCGCTTCGTCGACGGCACTCCCGAGCACCCGAACCAGGACGCCGAGCGTCGCGCCGAACTGGCTCCCGGGCAGGCGCCGTTCGCGGTGCTGTTCGGTTGCTCCGACTCCCGGCTGGCCGCCGAGATCATCTTCGACCGGGGCCTCGGCGACCTGTTCGTGGTCCGCACCGCCGGCCATGTCATCGGCCCGGAGGTGCTGGGCAGCATCGAATACGGGGTGTCCGTGCTGCGCTGCCCGCTGGTGGTGGTCCTCGGCCACGACTCCTGCGGCGCCGTCGGAGCCGCGCGCAGGGCGGTGGAGGAAGGCATCCCGGCCCGCGGGTACGGGTATGTGCGCGACGTCATCGAGAAGGTCACCCCTTCGGTGCTGGCCGCCCGGGCTGCCGGCCACACCGCCGACCGGGACTTCATCGCCGAGCAGATTCAGCACACGGTGCACCTGCTGCTGGAGCGCTCGCGCATTCTGTCCGACGCCCTGGCGGCCGGAGATGTCGCGGTGGTGGGCCTGGCCTACCGGCTCACCGACGGCATCGCCGAACTGATCACGCTGAACGGCGCCGACCACGACGGCGCTTCAGCTTCTCGGCAGAGCTCCGGATAA
- a CDS encoding MarR family winged helix-turn-helix transcriptional regulator encodes MTDETALLVADVFEAAGALRRLGERTADAEGLTQARWQVLSVASEDPLTVPQAARRLGVSRQNVQRVANDLVELEFAAFAPNPDHRSSPLLTLTSRGRESLARVTARAAALHAALFADISDEEIRSTRASLRRLLAELDRHEGTAGQR; translated from the coding sequence GTGACGGACGAGACGGCGCTCCTGGTCGCCGACGTCTTCGAGGCAGCCGGGGCCCTGCGGCGCCTGGGCGAGCGAACGGCCGACGCGGAGGGGCTGACCCAGGCCCGGTGGCAGGTGCTGAGCGTGGCGTCCGAGGACCCGCTCACCGTCCCGCAAGCCGCGCGCCGCCTCGGTGTCAGCCGCCAGAACGTCCAGCGGGTCGCCAATGATCTGGTGGAACTCGAGTTCGCGGCCTTCGCGCCCAACCCGGACCACCGCAGCTCTCCCTTGCTGACCCTCACCTCCCGCGGCAGGGAGTCGCTCGCGCGCGTCACCGCCAGAGCGGCGGCGCTGCACGCCGCACTGTTCGCGGACATCTCCGATGAGGAGATCCGCAGCACCAGGGCCTCGCTGCGCCGGCTGTTGGCCGAACTCGACCGCCACGAGGGCACCGCCGGTCAGCGCTAG
- a CDS encoding TetR/AcrR family transcriptional regulator encodes MTTETHAPTAKRLTRKGQETRRRIVAAAAQLMYEQGITEATLEDVRAAAGVSGSQIYHYFADKQELLLAVIEYQTEAVLDLQQPLFDKLDTLEGLRQWRDALVEYQLRLQCRGGCPIGSLASEVAESNPEARLAVASGFLRWETAIQAGLRTMHARGELNADPDDLALATLAALQGGLLLTQVQRRVKPLEVALDAALDHIAQHTSPR; translated from the coding sequence ATGACCACCGAGACGCACGCCCCGACCGCGAAGCGCTTGACCCGCAAGGGCCAGGAAACCCGGCGGCGGATCGTCGCGGCCGCCGCCCAGCTCATGTACGAACAGGGCATCACCGAGGCGACCCTGGAGGACGTGCGTGCGGCGGCGGGCGTCAGCGGCTCGCAGATCTACCACTACTTCGCCGACAAGCAGGAACTCTTGCTCGCCGTGATCGAGTACCAGACCGAGGCCGTCCTGGACTTGCAGCAGCCGCTCTTCGACAAACTGGACACCTTGGAGGGTCTGCGCCAGTGGCGTGACGCGCTCGTGGAGTACCAGTTGCGCCTGCAGTGCCGCGGCGGCTGCCCCATCGGCTCACTCGCCAGCGAAGTCGCCGAATCGAACCCCGAGGCCCGCCTGGCGGTGGCCTCCGGCTTCCTCCGCTGGGAGACGGCGATCCAGGCCGGCCTTCGGACGATGCACGCCCGCGGCGAACTGAACGCGGACCCGGACGACCTGGCCTTGGCGACCCTCGCGGCACTCCAGGGCGGGCTTCTGCTCACTCAGGTGCAGCGCCGGGTCAAGCCCTTGGAAGTCGCCCTGGACGCGGCACTCGACCACATCGCGCAGCACACGAGCCCCCGGTAG
- a CDS encoding SDR family NAD(P)-dependent oxidoreductase: MELTGKTALVTGSTGGIGRETALLLASAGASVVVSGRDAERGARTVQSITEQGGRARFIAADLTDLDSLRGLAEAAGDVDILVNNAAVFPGAPTTDQDVASFDSTLATNIRAPYFLTAALVPAMIAKGAGSIVNISTMATRIGMPGLSVYSATKAALESLTRTWAAEFSPAGVRVNTVAPGPTRTDMVLSTMGEDGAAQVGKTTLLGRVAAPREIAEVVLFLASDRAAYITGATIAADAGRTAV; the protein is encoded by the coding sequence GTGGAACTCACCGGCAAAACCGCGCTGGTCACCGGATCCACAGGCGGTATCGGCCGGGAGACGGCTCTGCTGCTGGCTTCGGCCGGAGCCTCGGTCGTCGTCTCCGGGCGCGACGCCGAACGCGGTGCCCGAACCGTCCAATCCATCACCGAGCAGGGCGGGCGCGCTCGCTTCATCGCGGCCGACCTGACAGACCTGGACTCTCTTCGGGGCCTGGCCGAGGCGGCAGGAGACGTCGACATCCTCGTCAACAACGCGGCGGTGTTCCCCGGCGCACCCACCACCGACCAGGACGTGGCCTCGTTCGACTCCACCCTGGCCACGAACATCCGGGCGCCGTACTTCCTGACCGCGGCACTCGTCCCCGCCATGATCGCCAAGGGCGCGGGCAGCATCGTCAACATCAGCACCATGGCGACCCGGATCGGCATGCCGGGACTGTCCGTGTACAGCGCGACCAAGGCCGCGCTGGAATCGCTGACGCGCACCTGGGCGGCGGAATTCAGCCCGGCGGGCGTCCGGGTCAACACCGTCGCTCCCGGACCCACCCGCACCGACATGGTCCTGTCCACCATGGGCGAGGACGGAGCGGCCCAGGTCGGGAAGACCACCCTTCTCGGCCGCGTGGCCGCCCCGCGCGAGATCGCCGAGGTGGTCCTGTTCCTTGCCTCCGACCGGGCCGCATACATCACCGGTGCCACGATCGCCGCCGACGCCGGCCGCACCGCCGTGTGA
- a CDS encoding response regulator transcription factor produces MSGQERDVLAGIAAGLTHRQIARRLAIKESTVDTHMKRIRLKRKLGNKADLVRLAVELGLVEG; encoded by the coding sequence GTGTCCGGCCAGGAACGCGACGTCCTGGCCGGTATCGCCGCCGGACTCACCCACCGCCAGATCGCGCGCCGCCTGGCCATCAAGGAGTCGACGGTGGACACGCACATGAAGCGGATCCGCCTGAAGCGCAAGCTCGGCAACAAGGCCGACCTGGTGCGGCTCGCGGTGGAACTCGGGCTCGTCGAGGGGTGA
- a CDS encoding tetratricopeptide repeat protein, with product MLATQALLNLGITEKNRESAAAALTYLAEGTEELDRHEAEHEPSTMSRRLRRGILLCTAGAHVVQGRFTSAAEELDETAVLAAEAGGQFHGVLVTEVRGQLHLRAQRYPEALVCLREALEQFEAEAHRESVASTLSSIGQALSANGDEPAARAAWARALPMFEAQGDPRARELAERLGPTC from the coding sequence GTGCTCGCCACACAGGCCCTGCTCAACCTGGGCATCACGGAGAAGAACCGCGAATCGGCCGCGGCGGCGCTCACCTACCTGGCGGAGGGGACCGAAGAGCTCGACCGACACGAGGCCGAGCACGAACCGAGCACCATGAGCCGGCGGCTCCGCCGCGGCATCCTGCTGTGCACGGCCGGAGCCCACGTCGTCCAGGGCCGGTTCACGAGCGCGGCCGAAGAGCTGGACGAGACTGCTGTGCTGGCGGCGGAGGCCGGAGGCCAGTTCCACGGCGTGCTGGTGACCGAGGTACGCGGCCAGCTCCACCTCAGAGCCCAGAGATACCCTGAAGCACTCGTCTGCCTGCGCGAGGCCCTTGAGCAGTTCGAGGCCGAAGCACACCGGGAATCCGTCGCCAGCACCCTGTCGTCCATCGGCCAGGCCCTGTCGGCCAACGGCGACGAACCCGCGGCCCGAGCGGCTTGGGCCCGCGCGCTGCCCATGTTCGAGGCCCAGGGCGACCCACGGGCCCGCGAACTCGCGGAGCGGCTGGGTCCAACCTGCTAG